The Lentimicrobium sp. L6 nucleotide sequence AGGACGCCAGGTTTTCATCCTGGTAACAGGGGTTCGATTCCCCTACGGACTACTAGCGATTCATATCGCTTTGTTCATTTAAATATGGTCCGTTCGTCTAGGGGTTAGGACGCCAGGTTTTCATCCTGGTAACAGGGGTTCGATTCCCCTACGGACTACTATCAGTCAGGTTCCATGGCCGAGCGGCTAGGCAGCGGTCTGCAAAACCGCCCACACCAGTTCGAATCTGGTTGGAACCTCTTAATAAAGCTTTACAACATCATAGTTGTAAAGCTTTTTTTGTGTCCCTTAAAATCCTTACAAGATCACCAAAAAAAAAAAATCAAACCCCAAATCTTTATTTTTTTCTAATACACCCCACTTTTCATACAAAAGTCTAAATTTGTAAAATGCTCATCATTCAAAGAGAATCAACAGATCCGTTTTTTAATATCGCTACTGAAGAGTTTTTAGTAAAAACCCTTGAGGAACCTTGCTTTATGCTTTGGCAGAATACTCCTTCTGTTATTATGGGAAAGCATCAAAACCCTTTGAAGGAGGTAAACATAGCTTTTCTCAACCAAAAACAAATCCCAATTATCAGAAGAATTAGTGGTGGTGGCACTGTGTATCACGATTTAGGGAATTTGAATTATAGCTTTATAGATATGGGCAAAGCAGACTCCTTAGTGAATTTTGCCAAATACAGTCAACCAATATTGGATTTACTACAAAGTCTTGAAGTGGATGCAAAATTGGTTGGAAAAAGTGATTTGAAAATTAATGATAGGAAGTTTTCCGGGAATGCATCCCATGTTTATCGTAATAAGGTCTTGCACCATGGAACGCTCCTATTCAATTCTAATCTAAAAGTTTTAAACGAAAGCATTAAAATAAATAAAAACAACATAACTGATAAAGCTGTCAATTCTAATCGGTCAGTAGTCGGAAATATTTCTGATTATCTATCAACTCCAATGACCATAAGCGATTTCAAATCTAAGTTGTTTCAACACATTCAAAATATATTTCCAGAAGCTAAAGTCACAAACTTAAATAAAACCCAAATTTCTGAAATACAAAGACTCGCTGACGAAAAGTACAAAACTTGGGAATGGAATTTTGGCTATGGCCCCAAATATACCATTAAGTCAAATTACAAAATTCAAGATAAGGACAGCGATTTCCAAATTGTTATAGCCAAAGGCTTTATAAAATCCATTACCTGTTCCTCTCCTCTTAATTCTATTTGGGAAGAAGCTATAAATTCAATGATAGGCTTGCAGCACCAAGAGGAAATTATCAAACAACATTTGTATGATAATGGCTTGGGTCATGTAAAAAACTCAATACTAGAGGTTCTTTTTTAAAAAACCATAACCTTATTTATTGAATTTAATAGGATAATTTCGTATATTTATACAAATTATTTAAAACTAGCCCTATGAAAGAAAATGATTTAGTAAGTGTATTTGTTGGTACAGCTTTAAATGCAAGATATTTAGAAGCTGCTTTGGCGCAAGCTAATATCCCTTGTTTGGTTCGTAACAGTTTAAGTGAAGCAAGTCACGCTGGTTTTGGTGGCCCAGGAACTGATGACTCCTGTCAGATTTTTGTGGAATTACAGGATTATCAGGCTGCTGAAAAATTAATTTTTAATTACGAAAAATCAAGAGAAGAATAGCCATACCCGTTTCTACTAGAACAATATAAATCTAGCGAAATAGGTTTTAATCAACTATTTTGGCTAGCATATCAATAGGAATTATCCTTTTGATTCATCTTAATATTTCTTTAGTTTTTTTGTATTATTCTTCAAAAATCACAAATGACCAGCAAAAAAAAAGCAGAACTGCCCTACCATATATTTTGGTTTAGGAGAGATTTGAGACTAAATGATAATATTGGGTTACAGAAAGCACTCCTTTCTGGAAAACCTGTCCTCCCCATTTTCATTTTCGATAGCGAGATACTCTCAGAGCTTCCAAAAGACGATTCGCGAGTTCATTTCATATTCCAAACACTCGAATATATAAACCTGAGCCTTCAAGAAAAAGGGAGTGGGTTAATGGTTTATCAGGGAAAGCCGATAGAAATCTGGAAAAGCATCATTAAAGAACACAATATTGCTCAAGTATCTTACAATAAAGATTATGAACCATATGCCAGAAAAAGGGATCTTACGATAGAGAAGCTCCTAAATGACAATAGAATAGAATTCATCAGCTATAAAGATCAAGTTATTTTTGAGGAGGGTGAAATACTAAAAAAAGACCTGAAGCCTTATACTGTTTTTACTCCATATTCAAAAAAATGGTTTATAAAACTTGAGGAAGGTGAGTATTTAAAAGTCCACAAGAATAATTGGGAAAATCTGGCTAAGATAAACAGCAATATTACTACGCTAGAATCCTATGGCTTCGAGGCTTCAGGTATAAAAGTAAAGGAAATCAACTTTAAACATGTAGATCATTATCATGATATAAGAGACTTTCCAGCAATGGATGCCACTACCTACCTTTCACCACACCTCCGATTTGGAACCATCAGTATTCGTAAATTGGTAAAACAGTTATTAAAAACCTCCCCTAGTCTACTCAACGAAATCATCTGGAGAGAATTCTTCATGCAGATATTATTTCATTTTCCTAAGGTCGTTAGCCATAATTTTAAAGCAAAATACGATGCGGTCAACTGGAGGAATCATGAAGGAGAATTTGAGAAATGGTGCCAAGGAAAAACGGGATATCCTATGGTAGATGCGGGTATGCGTCAACTCAATGAAACCGGCTATATGCATAACAGAGTAAGAATGATTTGTGCAGGTTTTCTTTGCAAACATCTCCTCATCGATTGGCGCTGGGGAGAAAGCTATTTTGCCAAGAAACTACTAGATTACGAACTCTCTTCCAATAATGGAAACTGGCAATGGGCCGCAGGCACAGGCTGTGATGCTGCACCCTACTTCAGGATTTTCAATCCATCAGAACAATTAAAAAAATTTGATAAAAACTTAGAATATGTAAGAAAATGGATTCCAGAGTATGACGACTTCTCCTATCCTGAGCCCATGGTAGAACATAAAATTGCTCGTGAACGTGCTTTGGCCGCTTATAAATTAATTCTGTAAAAGGAAGGGATTTGGCTCTTGGTTTATTATTAGCTGCCACTAATCTATCTGGTTAAGCAACTAGACAGGTGTACTAATGCTGCTCTCTAGCTCGCTTTAAGATGGAACGCGAATTTACACGAATAAGAATGAATTTTCGCGGATAGAATATTTGAAAAATAGTCCTTCGCCAATTCACCAATCTCTCTTTAGGGTTTAAGGCAAGCTAGTTTTCTGAGACAAAATCCTTTAACTATCTCTAGAATATCTGAACTTCCTTTAATCATCACAGGGCTCCAATCCTTTCGTCCCTCAAGGCTTTGATCCCTTCTTCCTTCTTCATTCTTCCTTCTTCCTTCTTCCTTCTTCCTTCTTCCTTCTTCCTTCTTCCTTCTTCCTTCTTCCATTTCACAAAACCAAACGCCAATTAGAGCTGTCAAAATTGATTAACATTCTTGAAGCCAAGCCAAACTGTTAACTATTAGTTTTTACTTGTTCACTTCTTTATCTTCCCTAAAGCAACTGTAAGAAATCTCTAGTATTTCGCAAAAAACGTCAAGGTCGAAGTTTTTTGCAGATTTGAAATTCAGGAATTTACTTTGGTAAATGACTGGATTCCAAATCAAAAAAGTGAAGAGATTGATGTTTTCCTGCAAATACTAACTGTGTTTACGATAGCGCAACGTAGCCAAAGCAATCATCACCACGGCATAAACAGAAATTGAGACAATATTTTTCCAAACATCCATAAAGCTAGAGCCTTTGAGAAGCACAAGACGCATAAACTCAATAAAGTAGGCAATTGGATTAATGATATTTAGTTTTTGAGCCCAAATAGGCATGTTTTCAACGGGTGTGAACAATCCGCTTAGCAAAATAAATATCATAACAAAAAACCAAGAGATAAACATGGATTGTTGTTGTGTATCAGATAAGGTACTGATAAGCAACCCTATACCCAAAACCAGAATTAAATAGACTCCTGCCACTCCTATCACCAATGGAACACTACCTAGCATAGGGACTGCAAATACAAATTTTGCAATCAATAAGCCTAATCCTAAATCAAACATTGCGATAAACCAGAAGGGCATCAATTTCCCAATGATGAATTGATACTTTTTAATTGGCGTGACATTCAGCTGTTCTATGGTTCCAATTTCTTTTTCTTTAACGATATTCATGGCAGATAGAAAAAGGCCAATAATAGTAACCAATAAAACCAAAATACCCGGAACCATAAAGGTTTTATAATCCAGTTCAGGATTATACCAATAAGC carries:
- a CDS encoding deoxyribodipyrimidine photo-lyase, with the translated sequence MTSKKKAELPYHIFWFRRDLRLNDNIGLQKALLSGKPVLPIFIFDSEILSELPKDDSRVHFIFQTLEYINLSLQEKGSGLMVYQGKPIEIWKSIIKEHNIAQVSYNKDYEPYARKRDLTIEKLLNDNRIEFISYKDQVIFEEGEILKKDLKPYTVFTPYSKKWFIKLEEGEYLKVHKNNWENLAKINSNITTLESYGFEASGIKVKEINFKHVDHYHDIRDFPAMDATTYLSPHLRFGTISIRKLVKQLLKTSPSLLNEIIWREFFMQILFHFPKVVSHNFKAKYDAVNWRNHEGEFEKWCQGKTGYPMVDAGMRQLNETGYMHNRVRMICAGFLCKHLLIDWRWGESYFAKKLLDYELSSNNGNWQWAAGTGCDAAPYFRIFNPSEQLKKFDKNLEYVRKWIPEYDDFSYPEPMVEHKIARERALAAYKLIL
- a CDS encoding putative signal transducing protein; its protein translation is MKENDLVSVFVGTALNARYLEAALAQANIPCLVRNSLSEASHAGFGGPGTDDSCQIFVELQDYQAAEKLIFNYEKSREE
- a CDS encoding ABC transporter permease — translated: MKTILYFIQKEFLQIFRDKMMLPIIFAIPVIQLLVLSYTATYEIKKIDLGIVDLDRSVTSANFISKFEASPFYVLKLVEPSYQDLDEMMQKGDLEQIIYIPQHFEEDLLNKNNTTVQIITDAINGSAASLMSAYSAQILGGFNMEFLIEEMMIPVAYRQINNEVAYWYNPELDYKTFMVPGILVLLVTIIGLFLSAMNIVKEKEIGTIEQLNVTPIKKYQFIIGKLMPFWFIAMFDLGLGLLIAKFVFAVPMLGSVPLVIGVAGVYLILVLGIGLLISTLSDTQQQSMFISWFFVMIFILLSGLFTPVENMPIWAQKLNIINPIAYFIEFMRLVLLKGSSFMDVWKNIVSISVYAVVMIALATLRYRKHS
- a CDS encoding biotin/lipoate A/B protein ligase family protein; translation: MLIIQRESTDPFFNIATEEFLVKTLEEPCFMLWQNTPSVIMGKHQNPLKEVNIAFLNQKQIPIIRRISGGGTVYHDLGNLNYSFIDMGKADSLVNFAKYSQPILDLLQSLEVDAKLVGKSDLKINDRKFSGNASHVYRNKVLHHGTLLFNSNLKVLNESIKINKNNITDKAVNSNRSVVGNISDYLSTPMTISDFKSKLFQHIQNIFPEAKVTNLNKTQISEIQRLADEKYKTWEWNFGYGPKYTIKSNYKIQDKDSDFQIVIAKGFIKSITCSSPLNSIWEEAINSMIGLQHQEEIIKQHLYDNGLGHVKNSILEVLF